A stretch of Schaalia odontolytica DNA encodes these proteins:
- a CDS encoding rhamnulokinase, whose amino-acid sequence MTTVLAVDLGSASGRVLAGTLHDGRLDVTDIHRFKHEARRREDGTLTWDVATMEAETITGLKKALEQFPDARAVSIDTWGVDWAPLDENGELVGDVVAYRDERTSRTLDAFRDRIGDREFFDLTGNQPATINTANQLFAYLQENPADAQRVAAALFLPDYFAYRLTGVVGWSRTIASTSGLLTPGGGDFNDEVFNRLGIPRGWFGDLAADRTVVGPCTVPGLETLTVVRGGAHDSACAVHGLPIEEGKRAYFLSCGSWSVLGAIEDKPLMSDAAFDLGITNEGRTDGGVRPLFNITGMWILQEIQRQWEREGTPTDTDELVAQARELPAASGVFDPDEEAFATPGDMQRKIDEALDAQGAARPDSMAGYVRVIIESFARRYARAIGELTEATGKAPDQLNLVGGGARNRLLCDLTAQISGVTVVRGPIEASTFGSLLAQLETIGALAEEDRASVIAASAATHVHVPTRS is encoded by the coding sequence ATGACCACCGTACTTGCTGTTGACCTTGGATCCGCATCCGGACGCGTCCTCGCCGGAACGCTGCACGACGGACGCCTCGACGTCACCGACATCCACCGCTTTAAGCACGAGGCCCGCCGCCGCGAAGACGGCACCCTCACGTGGGATGTGGCCACGATGGAGGCCGAGACGATTACCGGCCTGAAGAAGGCCCTCGAACAGTTCCCGGATGCCCGCGCGGTCTCCATTGACACGTGGGGCGTGGATTGGGCTCCCCTCGACGAGAACGGTGAGCTCGTCGGCGACGTCGTCGCCTACCGCGACGAACGCACCTCCCGCACCCTTGACGCATTCCGCGATCGCATTGGCGACCGCGAGTTCTTCGACCTGACCGGTAACCAGCCGGCCACCATCAACACGGCGAACCAGCTGTTCGCTTACCTGCAGGAAAACCCCGCCGACGCGCAGCGTGTCGCGGCTGCCCTCTTCCTGCCCGACTACTTTGCGTACCGCCTCACCGGCGTCGTCGGCTGGTCGCGCACGATCGCCTCGACCTCCGGCCTGCTTACCCCGGGCGGCGGCGACTTTAACGACGAGGTCTTCAACCGTCTCGGTATCCCGCGCGGCTGGTTCGGTGACCTCGCCGCCGACCGCACCGTTGTCGGCCCCTGCACGGTCCCCGGCCTCGAAACCCTCACCGTCGTGCGCGGCGGTGCCCACGACTCCGCGTGCGCCGTCCACGGCCTGCCCATCGAGGAAGGCAAGCGCGCCTACTTCCTGTCCTGCGGCTCCTGGTCCGTCCTCGGCGCCATCGAGGATAAGCCCCTCATGAGCGACGCCGCCTTCGACCTGGGCATCACGAACGAGGGCCGCACCGACGGAGGAGTGCGCCCGCTCTTCAACATCACCGGCATGTGGATCCTCCAGGAGATTCAGCGCCAGTGGGAGCGCGAGGGCACGCCCACCGACACCGACGAGCTGGTCGCGCAGGCCCGCGAACTGCCCGCCGCGTCCGGTGTTTTCGACCCCGACGAGGAAGCCTTCGCCACCCCCGGCGACATGCAGCGCAAGATCGACGAGGCCTTGGATGCCCAGGGCGCGGCACGTCCCGACTCCATGGCCGGCTATGTGCGCGTCATCATCGAGTCCTTCGCCCGCCGCTACGCCCGTGCCATCGGCGAGCTGACCGAGGCCACGGGGAAGGCCCCCGACCAGCTCAACCTCGTGGGCGGCGGCGCACGCAACCGCCTCCTGTGCGACCTGACCGCCCAGATCTCGGGAGTCACCGTCGTGCGCGGCCCCATCGAGGCCTCGACCTTCGGCTCCCTCCTCGCCCAGCTCGAAACCATCGGTGCTCTCGCCGAGGAAGATCGTGCCTCCGTCATCGCAGCCAGTGCAGCAACCCATGTCCACGTCCCGACCCGCAGCTAA
- a CDS encoding ABC transporter substrate-binding protein yields the protein MRPIGRIFAAAAVGSMALGLAACTTSSDSSSSSSSDAKPSASSGSAKVDTSGDMQDWEKAAVKGDGTKTIYLVSKGFQHRFWQAVKEGAEQAGEELGYQVKFVGPQDETKVTEQTDQLKSALDSGPAAIGFAALDSKAAADLLTEINGKGIPVVAFDSGVESDIPVTTVQTDNKAAAAEAAKHMIELLKGKKGSVGMVCHDATSTTGKQRCEGFKEYFKANAPADLKLLDEQIAGEVTKAADTSKAIIQANDDIVGMYGSNEAAASGIVQGSQETGKDVTVVGFDSGKTQIDAIKGGTEAGAVTQSPVKIGYYTVKAAVVAINKGELPKVIDSGFAWYDKMNIDNAEIKANLYE from the coding sequence ATGCGCCCCATCGGACGTATCTTCGCCGCCGCCGCCGTCGGCTCCATGGCCCTGGGCCTGGCTGCCTGCACGACTTCGTCGGACTCCTCCTCCTCGTCCTCCTCCGACGCCAAGCCCAGCGCGTCCTCCGGCTCCGCCAAGGTTGACACCTCCGGCGACATGCAGGATTGGGAGAAGGCCGCGGTCAAGGGTGACGGCACCAAGACCATCTACCTCGTCTCCAAGGGCTTCCAGCACCGCTTCTGGCAGGCCGTGAAGGAAGGCGCCGAGCAGGCTGGTGAGGAGCTGGGCTACCAGGTCAAGTTCGTCGGCCCGCAGGACGAGACCAAGGTGACCGAGCAGACCGACCAGCTGAAGTCCGCCCTGGACTCCGGCCCGGCCGCCATCGGCTTCGCCGCCCTCGACTCGAAGGCTGCCGCCGACCTGCTCACCGAGATCAACGGCAAGGGCATCCCGGTCGTTGCCTTCGACTCCGGCGTTGAGTCGGACATCCCCGTCACCACCGTCCAGACGGACAACAAGGCCGCCGCCGCCGAGGCCGCCAAGCACATGATCGAGCTCCTCAAGGGCAAGAAGGGCTCTGTCGGCATGGTCTGCCACGACGCGACCTCCACCACGGGCAAGCAGCGCTGCGAGGGCTTCAAGGAGTACTTCAAGGCCAACGCTCCCGCCGACCTGAAGCTCCTCGACGAGCAGATCGCCGGTGAGGTCACCAAGGCCGCCGACACCTCCAAGGCCATCATCCAGGCCAACGACGACATCGTCGGCATGTACGGCTCGAACGAGGCCGCTGCCTCCGGTATCGTCCAGGGCTCGCAGGAGACCGGCAAGGACGTCACCGTTGTCGGCTTCGACTCGGGCAAGACCCAGATCGACGCCATCAAGGGCGGCACCGAGGCTGGCGCCGTGACCCAGTCGCCCGTGAAGATCGGCTACTACACGGTCAAGGCCGCTGTCGTCGCGATCAACAAGGGCGAGCTGCCCAAGGTCATCGACTCGGGCTTCGCCTGGTACGACAAGATGAACATCGACAACGCCGAGATCAAGGCGAACCTGTACGAGTGA
- a CDS encoding L-fucose isomerase, which translates to MTNHPRIGIRPTIDGRRKGVRESLEEQTMNMAKSVAELFTSNLRYPDGSPVEVVIADTTIGRVHEAQACAAKFRANNVGLTLTVTPCWCYGTETTDMDPAMPHAIWGFNGTERPGAVYLAAALAGHAQIGIPAFGIYGEHVQDADDTSIPEDVRTRLLDYATAGLAVAQMKGEAYLSMGSVSMGIAGSVVDPDFFGSYLGMRNEYIDMTEFTRRIEEGIYDHEEYEQAYQWIRENFKQGKDWNPPEWQYPEKHEDWWKFVTKMTIIARDLMHGNPRLAELGFEEEAGGHGAIAAGFQGQRQWTDHFPNGDVLETILNTNFDWTGIRQPSVVATENDSLNGASMLFGYLLTNTPQIFSDVRTYWSPESIEKATGWKPEGRAAAGLLDLRNSGSTTLDGAGKAVRDGENVIKPWYEFTEEDREATLEATTFHPASTGYFRGGGFSTHFRTSGEMPVTMCRINLVRGLGPVMQIAEGYTVELPDEVAFTIEERTNIEWPTTWFVPNLTGEGAFKSVYDVMNAWGANHGAISYGHIGGQLITLASMLRIPVNMHNVPAERVFRPKAWSLFGTESLEAADFRACETFGPMYR; encoded by the coding sequence ATGACAAACCACCCCCGCATCGGAATCCGCCCCACTATTGACGGCCGCCGCAAGGGCGTTCGTGAGTCGCTCGAAGAGCAGACCATGAACATGGCGAAGTCCGTCGCCGAGCTTTTCACCTCCAACCTGCGCTACCCGGACGGCAGCCCCGTCGAGGTCGTCATCGCTGACACCACGATCGGCCGCGTCCACGAGGCCCAGGCCTGCGCCGCGAAGTTCCGCGCGAACAACGTTGGCCTGACCCTGACGGTCACCCCCTGCTGGTGCTACGGCACCGAGACCACCGACATGGACCCCGCGATGCCGCACGCCATCTGGGGCTTTAACGGCACTGAGCGCCCCGGCGCCGTGTACCTCGCCGCCGCCCTGGCCGGCCACGCCCAGATCGGCATCCCCGCCTTCGGCATCTACGGCGAGCACGTGCAGGACGCTGACGACACCTCCATCCCCGAGGACGTGCGCACCCGCCTCCTCGACTACGCGACCGCCGGCCTGGCCGTCGCGCAGATGAAGGGTGAGGCCTACCTGTCCATGGGCTCCGTCTCCATGGGCATCGCCGGCTCCGTCGTCGACCCCGACTTCTTCGGCTCCTACCTCGGCATGCGCAACGAGTACATCGACATGACCGAGTTCACCCGCCGCATCGAAGAGGGCATCTACGATCACGAAGAGTACGAGCAGGCCTACCAGTGGATCCGCGAGAACTTCAAGCAGGGTAAGGATTGGAACCCGCCGGAGTGGCAGTACCCCGAGAAGCACGAGGACTGGTGGAAGTTCGTCACCAAGATGACGATCATCGCCCGCGACCTCATGCATGGCAACCCGCGCCTGGCCGAGCTGGGCTTTGAGGAAGAGGCCGGCGGCCACGGCGCCATCGCGGCCGGCTTCCAGGGTCAGCGTCAGTGGACCGACCACTTCCCCAACGGCGACGTTCTGGAGACCATCCTCAACACGAACTTCGACTGGACCGGCATCCGCCAGCCCTCCGTCGTGGCCACCGAGAACGACTCGCTCAACGGTGCCTCGATGCTGTTCGGCTACCTGCTGACCAACACGCCGCAGATCTTCTCCGACGTGCGTACCTACTGGAGCCCCGAGTCCATCGAGAAGGCCACCGGTTGGAAGCCCGAGGGCCGCGCGGCTGCGGGTCTGCTCGACCTGCGTAACTCCGGCTCGACCACGCTGGACGGCGCCGGCAAGGCCGTGCGCGACGGCGAAAACGTCATCAAGCCCTGGTACGAGTTCACTGAGGAGGACCGCGAGGCAACGCTCGAGGCCACGACCTTCCACCCGGCCTCGACCGGCTACTTCCGTGGCGGCGGCTTCTCGACCCACTTCCGTACCTCCGGCGAGATGCCCGTGACGATGTGCCGCATCAACCTGGTGCGCGGCCTCGGACCGGTCATGCAGATCGCCGAAGGCTACACGGTCGAGCTGCCCGACGAGGTCGCTTTCACCATCGAAGAGCGCACCAACATCGAATGGCCCACCACCTGGTTCGTCCCGAACCTGACGGGTGAGGGTGCCTTCAAGAGCGTCTACGACGTCATGAACGCGTGGGGCGCCAACCACGGTGCGATCTCCTACGGCCACATCGGTGGCCAGCTCATCACGCTGGCGTCGATGCTGCGCATCCCGGTCAACATGCACAACGTCCCCGCGGAGCGCGTGTTCCGCCCCAAGGCGTGGTCGCTGTTCGGCACCGAGTCCCTCGAAGCCGCGGACTTCCGCGCCTGCGAGACCTTCGGTCCGATGTACCGCTGA